A portion of the Bubalus kerabau isolate K-KA32 ecotype Philippines breed swamp buffalo chromosome 1, PCC_UOA_SB_1v2, whole genome shotgun sequence genome contains these proteins:
- the LOC129642014 gene encoding olfactory receptor 18-like, which yields MEPHNHTRVSRFFLLRLSDDPDLQPLLFGLFLSTYLATVLGNLLLILAVSSDSHLHTPMYFFLSNLSLADIGISTTTVPNMLVNLHTQSKSIPYAGCLAQVTVFSLFACLESLLLTVMAYDRLVAICHPLHYLVIMNPRLCGLLVLVSFSISLLNSQLHYLMASQLTFCADVEIPHFFCELSQLLNLACSDISTSNILIYFIGTILAGVPLSGILYSYIRIISSILRVSSSDGKYKAFSTCGSHLSVVCLFYGAALGVYLSSTVSSSHRKSAVVSVMYTVVTPMLNPFIYSLRNKDIKSALWGIIIRIA from the coding sequence ATGGAACCACACAATCATACACGTGTCTCACGATTCTTCCTCCTGAGGCTCTCAGATGATCCAGACCTGCAGCCCCTCCTCTTTGGACTCTTCCTGTCCACGTACCTGGCCACTGTGCTTGGGAACCTGCTCCTCATCCTGGCTGTCAGCTCTGATTctcacctccacacccccatgtacttcttcctctccaatctGTCCTTGGCTGACATTGGTATAAGCACCACCACTGTCCCCAACATGCTAGTGAACCTCCACACACAGAGCAAGTCCATCCCTTATGCAGGCTGCCTAGCTCAGGTGACcgtcttttctctttttgcatgCTTGGAGAGTCTCCTTCTGAcggtgatggcctatgaccggttGGTGGCCATCTGTCACCCTCTGCACTACCTGGTCATCATGAACCCCCGCCTCTGTGGCTTGTTGGTCCTGGTGTCATTTTCCATCAGCCTTTTGAACTCTCAACTTCACTACTTGATGGCGTCACAGCTTACCTTCTGTGCAGATGTGGAAATCCCTCATTTCTTTTGTGAGCTTTCTCAACTTCTCAACCTTGCCTGTTCAGACATCTCCACCAGTAACATATTAATCTATTTCATTGGTACCATCTTGGCTGGAGTTCCACTCTCAGGGATCCTTTACTCTTATATTCGAATTATATCCTCCATTCTGAGAGTCTCCTCATCAGATGGGAAGTACAAAGCCTTCTCTACCTGTGGTTCTCATCTGTCagttgtttgcttattttatggAGCAGCCCTTGGGGTATATCTCAGCTCCACTGTCTCATCTTCCCACAGGAAGAGTGCAGTGGTCTCGGTCATGTACACTGTGGTCACTCCTatgctgaaccccttcatctatAGTCTAAGAAACAAGGACATCAAGAGTGCTCTGTGGGGGATTATCATCAGAATAGCCTAA